The window CAAGCCTGGGAGACCTAGCAAAACTGACAGCAGGATAGATATGTCAAAAAGGAAAGTAGCTCTGAGAAGCGGTAGCCAGTACGCCCTTCACGACTTAGGGTTGCCTAAAAACACCTTTGTGGGGTGGGCTATGAAGGGAGATATACCGAAGGACTTTATAATCGTATTTTAGAAGTGATATGAATGAAAAAGAGAGATATAACCGAAGAAAGAAAATGGCTGGAATTAGTTAGGAGGGATTATATATGAAACAAATGCTAACCGTTGAAGATGTGATGAATATATGTCAAGTAAAAGAAAGTAAAGCTTATAAGCTTATGAAACAAGTTAATAATGAAATGGAAAAAGAAGGGTATATTGTTATCAGAGGAAGAGTAAACTCTAAGTATTTAATGAAAAAGCTAGGGATAGTCTCAGAGGAACCAGTGAGTTAGATGCCAGTCTATAAAGATGGTAAAAAATGGAGAGTTGTATACACTTTTAATCAGTGTGGCGAATTAAAACAATCCCAAAAGAGAGGTTTCAAAACTAAAAAGGAGGCCTCTCTTTGGGAGAGTGAACACAAGCTCAAAGGAAGTAAGTCAGTTAATATGACATTCACTTCCTTTTATGACTTATATATGGGAGATATAAAACCAAGAGTTGCTGAAACTACATATCATTTGAAGGAGTTAATATTCAAAAATAGCATTCTTCCTTATTTTCAAAATATGAAGATGTCGAAAATAACACCTATAATAATCAGAGATTTTCAAAATAAATTGATCACAGGGACTAATCCAAAAACTGGGAATCCTTATAAGGCACACTATATACAAAAGATTAATGCTCAACTTTCGGCACTTATGAACCATGCTGTGAATTTCTATGAACTTAAAGAAAACCCATGTAAAAAAGCAGGGCCTTTAAAATTAAGATATGATAAAAAAATAAACTTTTGGACATTAGAAGAGTTTGAAAAATTTACTGAGGTTATAGAACATAAGCCAATGAGTTATACAGCTTTTAATATCCTATTTTGGACAGGAATAAGAGTTGGAGAACTTCTAGCCTTAACATTAAGTGACGTAGATCTCAAAAAAGGAATTATGAAAATAGATAAATCTTATGCTAGATTAAAAGGGAAAAATATAATTAAATCAACTAAAAATGAAAGCAGTGAAAGAACTATAAAGCTGCCTCAAAACTTGGTTGAATTGCTAAAAAAATATGTTAAAATGATGTATGGATTAACCCAAGAAGACAGACTTTTTCCAATGACTAAAGAAGTCTTTAAAAATGATCTTGTAAGGTATTGTGATAAAGCAGGTGTGAAAAAAATTACGCCTCACGACCTGAGACATTCTCATGCTAGTTTGTTGATAAATTCAGGAATAAACCCACTAGCTATATCAAAGAGACTTGGACACGCTAAAGTGGATATGACATTGAATACTTATTCTCATCTATACCAATCTACAGAGGATAAAATGATTGAGTTATTGGAAGAGGTCAGTGGCAAAGTTTTGGCAAAGAAAAATTAAAAAAAGGGTATAAAACACCATAAAAAACTAAAACACAAAAATAAGAACCATTGAAAATAAAGGGATACAGAATATATAAAAAGTTGCCAAAGTATGGTAAGGTAGAGGTCGCCGGTTCGACTCCGGCAGGTGGCACCACTGAAAATAACACTTAGAGCAGGACTTCGGTTCTGCTTTTTTTTATTTGGTAGCAAAATGGTTGTTTTTCTTGATTACTTTTTCTTCCTTGGAAGGATATAAGTGTGAATAGGTATCAAGAGTTATATCTACTTTAGCATGGCCTAATCTCTTTAAAATTATCATATGGTTAACATCATTATTTATTAGTAAGGAAGCATGGCTGTGTCTAAGGTCATGAACTCTTATCTTTTTTACCTCTGCAATCTTATGATATCTTGTTATATCATTTCTAAACAGATAATGTTCTCTAGAAAAGTATAATTGTATTAATAACTTTTAGGAGAAAACTACTATGAATAAAAACAACTTAAATATTTATGCTGATTTTTTAATTGCATCTTCAAAATATGCTCATTCTCCAGATCTTAAAAAGATAACAAATGATAGATACTCTGAGGACAAAATATACCGTTTTCTAAGTTCCGGTGAATTTTGTGAAAAGAACTTTTGGTTAACGATTAAACCTACGCTTAAGAGTATTCAGAACAATAATGCCTGTATATCTGTAGATAATACAATTATCGAGAAACCACATATCAAGGAAAATGAAGTTGTTTCTTATTACTACGACCACACTAAATCTAAATGTGTTAAAGGTGTTAATTTACTTTAGTTAATAAATAGATATTTTAGCGTGACTCTCGGAAATTTATTCTGAGAGTTTTTTATATTTTTAGAAACTTTAAGAGCTCATAATAGCATAAAGCAGATCTAATCTATTTTCATAGTTCATGACTATGATGTTATGAAAAAGCTTTTCAATTATAAAATTTGGGAATGTTTATATATAAAAAAACTGTATTTTAAATAATTTTGATAAAAAGGTAGACTTTTATTAAACAAAGTTTAAAGGAGGATGGATGAAAATAGAAGCTGCCAAGAAAATTTTCGGTGAAATATTGAGGGAACAGTTAGAAAAAATAGAGAAAATAAAATCCTTTAAAGACAGTATAGACTACAAAAATTTAGACAAAATTATTATAGGGGTTATAGACGGAGATGGTATAGGACCCATCATAATGGAGCAGACAAAAAGAATAATAAATGAACTCCTGAAGTCTGAAATCGATGCAGGGGGAATAGAGATAAAGAATATAAAGGGACTTACCATAGAAAACAGAGTTTCCAAGATGGAGTCTGTACCATCTGATATTTTGGATGAGATTAAAAAATGTCACGTTATTTTGAAGGGGCCTTGTACAACTCCTAGAGCAGGTGATCCATGGCCGAATCTAACAAGTGCCAATGCTGTACTGAGAAGGGAACTGGATCTGTTTAGCAATGTTCGGCCGGTGTCCATTCCCGGTAAAGGTGTGGACTGGATATTTTTCAGGGAGAATATAGAGGGAGGTTATGCCCTAGGAAGCAAGGGTATACAGGTAGATGAAAATTTAGCCATCGACTTCGTACTGGAAACAAAAATAAATTCCGAACGTCTTGCTAAAAAAGCATTTGAGTACGCCAGAAACAATAACAAAAGTAATGTCACTGTTGTTACAAAGGCAAACATAGTAAAAACTACAGACGGGAATTTTATTAAAGCTTGTAAAAAAGTGGGAGAAGACTATAAAGAGATAAATATTGTGGAAAAACTTGCTGATGTTACAGCTGCAAGACTTACAGATCTTAAATTCAGCAAAGATTTGCAGGTATTTGTACTGCCAAATCTTTACGGCGATATTATCTCTGATATAGCAGCAGAATTCCAAGGTGGGCGTGGAACAGCAGGAAGTGCCAATCTGGGAAATAGGTATGCTGTATTTGAAGCCATTCACGGGTCGGCTCCGGCAATGATAAAAAGCAACAGGGGGCAGTATGCTGACCCCAGCAGTCTCATGAGAGGGTTTGGAATGCTCCTTAACCATATAGGGTACAGTGATAAATCAAAGGTATTAACAAGAGCTCTGGATATTTGCGGAGTTGAAGAGAGAAAAATTAAAATGACAAGTTCATCGAAAGGGGCTTCGGCCGAGGAGTATACAGATTACATACTAGATGAAATTAAAAAGTTGAAGTCATAAACAGCGGATTGAGTATAGAGGTCATTTTTAGATTATCAGGAGGGATTATGAATAAAACGCTGACTGAAAAACTTATTTCAAAATCACTTGTAGAAGGAGAAATGATAAGAGGCCAAAGAATCGGGGTAAAGGCACACCAGACTCTGTCTCACGATTTAAACGGAGTGATGTCTTATCTTGTTTTGGAGGCACTGGAGATAGACAGAGTCAAGACAGAAGTTTCGGTGCATTATACAGATCATAGATTCAGGCTGATTTTAAAAATTCAGACGATCATGAATTTGAGTATGGCATGACGTCGAAAATTGGAGTTTACGCATCTAACAAGGGGAGCGGAATCTGCCATCAGCTCCATTTGGAACACTGGGGTATACCGGGTAAAACTTTAATCGGAGGAGATTCCCACACTGTAGCTGCCGGGGGGATAGGGATGTTTTCTATAGGGGTCGGCGGTTTTGATGGAGCTATGACTATGGCAGGAGAACCTTTTTATTTTAAAATGCCTGAAATTATCAATGTAAAACTCACAGGGAAATTAAACCCTTTTGTTTCTGCCAAAAACATCATTTTGGAAGTGCTCAGAAGAATATCTACCAAAGGGGGAGTGGGAAAAGTTCTTGAGTATTCCGGCCATGGAGTGAAGACCCTGAATGTGGCTGAACGTTCTACAATAACAAATATGGGTCAGGAAACTGGTGCGACCACCTCTGTTTTCCCAAGTGATGAAAA is drawn from Ilyobacter polytropus DSM 2926 and contains these coding sequences:
- a CDS encoding site-specific integrase; translated protein: MPVYKDGKKWRVVYTFNQCGELKQSQKRGFKTKKEASLWESEHKLKGSKSVNMTFTSFYDLYMGDIKPRVAETTYHLKELIFKNSILPYFQNMKMSKITPIIIRDFQNKLITGTNPKTGNPYKAHYIQKINAQLSALMNHAVNFYELKENPCKKAGPLKLRYDKKINFWTLEEFEKFTEVIEHKPMSYTAFNILFWTGIRVGELLALTLSDVDLKKGIMKIDKSYARLKGKNIIKSTKNESSERTIKLPQNLVELLKKYVKMMYGLTQEDRLFPMTKEVFKNDLVRYCDKAGVKKITPHDLRHSHASLLINSGINPLAISKRLGHAKVDMTLNTYSHLYQSTEDKMIELLEEVSGKVLAKKN
- a CDS encoding tyrosine-type recombinase/integrase is translated as MQLYFSREHYLFRNDITRYHKIAEVKKIRVHDLRHSHASLLINNDVNHMIILKRLGHAKVDITLDTYSHLYPSKEEKVIKKNNHFATK
- a CDS encoding isocitrate/isopropylmalate family dehydrogenase, encoding MKIEAAKKIFGEILREQLEKIEKIKSFKDSIDYKNLDKIIIGVIDGDGIGPIIMEQTKRIINELLKSEIDAGGIEIKNIKGLTIENRVSKMESVPSDILDEIKKCHVILKGPCTTPRAGDPWPNLTSANAVLRRELDLFSNVRPVSIPGKGVDWIFFRENIEGGYALGSKGIQVDENLAIDFVLETKINSERLAKKAFEYARNNNKSNVTVVTKANIVKTTDGNFIKACKKVGEDYKEINIVEKLADVTAARLTDLKFSKDLQVFVLPNLYGDIISDIAAEFQGGRGTAGSANLGNRYAVFEAIHGSAPAMIKSNRGQYADPSSLMRGFGMLLNHIGYSDKSKVLTRALDICGVEERKIKMTSSSKGASAEEYTDYILDEIKKLKS